Proteins encoded together in one Cicer arietinum cultivar CDC Frontier isolate Library 1 chromosome 4, Cicar.CDCFrontier_v2.0, whole genome shotgun sequence window:
- the LOC101513887 gene encoding alcohol acyl transferase 1 allele RGb-like produces the protein MSKSIDFPDCYNYKPPITITPSAPTPNHSLYLSNLDDLMYQRLYFSEIYIFKKSVKADILKSSLSRVLVDYYPVAGRLRTSSEDENKLVVDCNGEGVLFAEASMDITAEELLIPCMTQHKSLKKLKCKGNTKKMLDNPLLLIQVTNLRCGGMMLFISFNHVLLDGTGISQFLNDWAHLTKNPNSNLTIKPYHNREMLKIREPPQIKVPHPVYIKKPEHTNPERNYFMWFITQTIVHTSITFGANEILRLRKQCTTSLFKYVTDFEVILAHTWRSMTKSLNMSPTRVVNICFTANIRKKLKLPKGFYGNAFIIVSAESTVKDLVNSNNLDYCIKCVQQAKSYLDDEEYIRSSIDLLKDKTLIVNESTNAFVSQLNKLGIQDLDFGEGKPFHVDTFGINSCAYFLPVIGDPNAVRVMIPIPKNLVDKYHHYMTEIECWEQDE, from the exons atgtcaaaatccATTGATTTTCCAGATTGTTACAATTATAAGCCACCAATTACAATCACCCCATCTGCACCAACACCAAATCACTCTCTTTATCTCTCTAATCTTGATGACCTAATGTACCAGAGGCTTTACTTCAGTGAGATTTATATCTTCAAGAAATCTGTAAAGGCAGATATCTTAAAATCTTCTTTATCAAGAGTTTTGGTGGATTACTACCCTGTAGCTGGGAGGTTGAGGACAAGCAGTGAGGATGAGAACAAGTTGGTGGTGGATTGCAATGGAGAAGGTGTTTTGTTTGCTGAGGCTTCCATGGATATCACTGCTGAAGAATTACTCATTCCTTGCATGACACAACATAAGTCATTGAAGAAACTTAAGTGCAAGGGGAATACTAAAAAAATGTTAGATAATCCTCTTCTTCTAATTCAG gTGACGAATCTTCGTTGCGGAGGAATGATGTTATTCATATCGTTTAATCATGTCTTGTTGGATGGCACTGGCATATCacaatttttgaatgattggGCTCATCTTACCAAAAATCCCAATAGTAATTTGACAATTAAACCTTATCATAATCGAGAAATGTTGAAAATTCGAGAACCCCCACAAATAAAAGTCCCTCACCCAGTATACATCAAAAAACCGGAACATACTAATCCTGAACGAAACTATTTCATGTGGTTCATAACCCAGACAATTGTCCATACATCAATCACCTTTGGAGCCAACGAGATACTTCGCTTAAGAAAACAATGTACAACGTCATTATTCAAGTACGTCACAGACTTTGAAGTGATACTAGCACACACATGGCGCTCAATGACAAAATCTTTGAACATGTCTCCAACACGTGTGGTGAATATTTGTTTCACTGCAAATATTAGAAAGAAATTGAAACTTCCAAAAGGATTTTATGGGAATGCGTTTATTATCGTTTCCGCTGAGAGCACAGTGAAGGATTTAGTGAATTCTAATAATCTAGATTACTGTATAAAATGTGTGCAACAAGCCAAGAGTTATTTGGATGATGAGGAGTATATTAGGTCATCAATTGATTTGTTGAAGGACAAAACATTAATTGTCAATGAATCCACTAATGCTTTTGTAtcacaattaaataaattagggatTCAAGATTTGGATTTTGGAGAAGGGAAGCCTTTTCATGTGGACACTTTTGGTATTAATTCTTGTGCCTATTTTTTACCTGTAATTGGAGATCCTAATGCGGTTAGAGTTATGATTCCAATTCCCAAGAATTTGGTGGACAAATATCATCACTATATGACGGAGATAGAGTGTTGGGAACAAGATGAATAA